A genomic window from Salvia hispanica cultivar TCC Black 2014 chromosome 5, UniMelb_Shisp_WGS_1.0, whole genome shotgun sequence includes:
- the LOC125189203 gene encoding putative 3,4-dihydroxy-2-butanone kinase, with translation MDFRSKKLINDPNDVVTEFIEGLVETYPGLQYLDGFPDVKVVLRADVSAATYDKVAVISGGGSGHEPAHAGFVGEGMLTAAICGDVFASPPVDSILAGIRAVTGPSGCLLIVKNYTGDRLNFGLAAEQAKSEGYKVEMVIVGDDCSLPPPRGIAGRRGLAGTILVHKIAGAAAVSGLSLEEVAAEAKRASDMVGTMGVALSVCTLPGQVTPDRLGPGKMELGLGIHGEPGAAVADLQPVDVVVSHVLKQILSTETNYVPITRGSRVVVMINGLGATPLMELMIAAGKVIPGLQLEHGLAVERVYTGSFMTSLDMAGFSITVMKADQAILNRLDAPTRAPNWPVAVDGNRPPAKIPVPVPPSHSKKNDEVSSRPEELSPLGHILEVAIEAAATSIINLRDDLNDWDSTVGDGDCGSTMSRGASAILEDMKKCYPLNDPAETVAEIGSSIRKVMGGTSGILYDIFFKAAYAQLKANSHAGVTALQWAAALEAAIAAVSKYGGAKAGYRTLLDALIPASSVLKEKLASGEDPVEAFVLSAEAAVAGAESTKNMQAQAGRSSYVSSDILASVADPGAMAAASWYKAAALAVKNKCKGVDE, from the exons GAGGTGGAAGTGGTCATGAGCCTGCTCATGCTGGATTTGTTGGAGAGGGGATGCTTACTGCAGCAATCTGTGGGGATGTTTTTGCATCCCCTCCTGTTGACTCCATTCTTGCA GGCATCAGAGCTGTAACTGGACCTTCAGGGTGCCTCCTGATTGTCAAG AATTACACCGGGGATCGCCTAAATTTTGGATTGGCAGCTGAGCAGGCTAAGTCTGAAGGTTATAAAGTGGAG ATGGTAATTGTTGGTGATGACTGTTCTCTACCACCTCCGAGAGGCATAGCTGGGAGAAGAGGTTTAGCTGGAACCATTCTTGTTCATAAG ATTGCTGGAGCAGCAGCAGTTTCTGGCCTCTCTTTAGAGGAAGTTGCTGCTGAAGCGAAACGAGCATCAGATATGGTTGGGACTATGGGTGTTGCATTGTCAGTCTGCACATTGCCTGGTCAAGTGACTCCAGATCGTTTGGGCCCTGGAAAGATGGAGCTTGGCCTTGGAATT CATGGAGAACCAGGTGCTGCTGTGGCTGACCTCCAACCTGTTGACGTTGTGGTCTCTCATGTCCTAAAGCAAATATTGTCAACG GAAACAAATTACGTTCCTATTACACGTGGTAGTAGAGTTGTGGTGATGATCAATGG ATTAGGGGCCACTCCTCTTATGGAACTGATGATCGCTGCTGGAAAGGTTATTCCTGGACTGCAGCTGGAACATGGACTGGCTGTTGAGAGAGTATACACTGGTTCATTTATGACCTCTCTCGACATGGCAG GATTTTCAATCACTGTGATGAAAGCAGACCAAGCAATTTTGAACCGGTTGGATGCCCCAACTAGGGCTCCAAATTGGCCTGTTGCCGTTGATG GTAACCGCCCACCCGCAAAAATCCCTGTTCCTGTTCCACCATCTCATTCTAAAAAGAATGATGAG GTATCGAGTCGCCCTGAAGAACTAAGTCCTTTGGGGCATATTCTTGAAGTGGCTATTGAAGCAGCCGCAACTTCAATTATCAATCTCAGGGACGATTTAAATGATTGGGACAGCACAGTTGGTGATGGTGACTGTGGATCAACT atgTCCAGAGGCGCTTCAGCCATTCTTGAAGACATGAAAAAGTG TTATCCTCTGAATGATCCTGCTGAGACCGTCGCTGAAATTGGATCTTCTATAAGAAAAGTCATGGGAGGAACAAGCGGCATCTT ATATGATATATTCTTTAAGGCGGCTTATGCACAGCTGAAGGCAAATAGTCATGCTGGCGTCACAGCACTACAAT GGGCTGCTGCTCTTGAAGCTGCTATTGCTGCTGTCAGTAAATACGGTGGTGCCAAAGCAGGTTACCGGACCTTACTGGATGCTCTCATTCCAGCATCATCTGTCCTTAAAGAG AAATTGGCCTCTGGAGAAGATCCTGTTGAGGCATTTGTTCTTTCCGCTGAAGCTGCTGTTGCCGGTGCTGAATCAACTAAAAACATGCAAGCACAG GCTGGGCGATCATCATATGTGTCGTCTGATATTCTAGCATCAGTTGCAGATCCGGGGGCGATGGCTGCAGCGAGTTGGTACAAAGCAGCCGCGTTGGCTGTAAAGAACAAGTGCAAGGGGGTTGATGAGTAA
- the LOC125186987 gene encoding zinc finger protein SHOOT GRAVITROPISM 5-like: MLTNIDPSAAPEPPFSYAATKRKRRPAGTPDPDAEVVSLSPKTLLESDRYVCEICNQGFQRDQNLQMHRRRHKVPWKLLKRETPVARKRVFVCPEPTCLHHDPCHALGDLVGIKKHFRRKHSNQKQWVCDKCSKGYAVQSDYKAHLKTCGTRGHSCDCGRVFSRVESFIEHQDACSMGRLRSDAHPLQQPPACLSRTALSPSPSSDTNLSAPWLALPKPNESLFLTSIRPPNLELQLLTKSSGEEQSTQLQLSIGSSEINGDAEMVSRCSPRGSSNAGARVKDQAQEQLRVAMAEKAYAEEARHVAKRQIEAAEQEFANAKRIRQAAQAELDKAQALKESATKKINAAMLEITCHSCKSKFQQALFAENSNSNSNSNSIGLNFISSALRGWEMKKADKK; encoded by the exons ATGCTCACCAACATTGATCCCTCCGCCGCGCCGGAGCCCCCTTTCTCCTACGCCGCCACCAAGCGCAAGCGCCGCCCCGCCGGAACCCCAG ATCCGGATGCGGAGGTGGTGTCGCTGTCGCCGAAGACGCTGCTGGAGTCGGATCGGTACGTGTGCGAGATCTGCAACCAAGGGTTCCAGAGGGATCAGAACCTGCAGATGCACAGGAGGAGGCACAAGGTGCCGTGGAAGCTGCTCAAGAGGGAGACGCCCGTGGCGCGTAAGCGCGTGTTCGTGTGCCCGGAGCCCACCTGCCTCCACCACGACCCTTGCCACGCCCTCGGCGACCTCGTCGGCATCAAGAAGCATTTCCGCCGCAAGCACAGCAACCAGAAGCAGTGGGTCTGCGACAAGTGCTCCAAAGGCTACGCCGTCCAGTCCGActataaagcccacctcaagACCTGCGGCACCCGCGGCCACTCCTGCGACTGCGGCCGCGTCTTCTCCAG GGTGGAGAGTTTCATCGAGCATCAAGATGCTTGCAGCATGGGCCGCCTCCGCTCCGACGCCCACCCCCTCCAGCAGCCGCCCGCGTGCTTATCGCGGACGGCGCTGAGCCCTAGCCCCTCCAGCGACACCAATCTCAGCGCCCCGTGGCTCGCTCTCCCCAAGCCTAATGAGTCACTCTTCCTAACGAGTATCCGTCCCCCAAATCTCGAACTCCAGCTCTTGACAAAATCGAGCGGCGAGGAGCAATCCACTCAGCTGCAGCTCTCAATCGGCTCGTCGGAGATCAACGGCGACGCGGAGATGGTGAGCCGGTGCTCGCCGCGGGGGAGCAGCAATGCCGGCGCGAGGGTGAAGGATCAGGCGCAGGAGCAGCTGCGGGTGGCGATGGCGGAGAAGGCGTACGCGGAGGAGGCGCGGCACGTGGCCAAGCGGCAGATTGAGGCGGCGGAGCAGGAGTTTGCCAACGCGAAGCGGATCCGGCAGGCGGCGCAGGCGGAGCTCGACAAGGCGCAGGCGCTCAAGGAGAGCGCCACGAAGAAGATCAACGCCGCCATGCTCGAGATCACGTGCCATTCCTGCAAATCCAAGTTTCAGCAAGCGTTGTTCGCAGagaattccaattccaattccaattctaaTTCCATTGGATTGAATTTCATCTCGTCTGCGCTCAGAGGCTGGGAAATGAAGAAAGcggataaaaaataa